The following are encoded together in the Macadamia integrifolia cultivar HAES 741 chromosome 10, SCU_Mint_v3, whole genome shotgun sequence genome:
- the LOC122092339 gene encoding UPF0481 protein At3g47200-like yields MANAAASSSKNNDDEIKLWVESIEKDRGGVYSLLSVNSIFRVPLRIRKLKPEAYAPQLVSIGPLHYNEEHLQPMQSHKLRYLNHFLDRQKGKKTLDDYVKAVSEVKEDARKCYSETTGKGFQEDEFVKIMLPFRVLKCLYDKNYEGLSTTNTLSQDIYEFLLRWFVKEFYGPSQFPSIQFPEGEPKHLKNILIKSSTRSRKYCKERLYRTSCASKLKGAGVKFQKKKLSDSPETSLFDITFDKDKEELTIPTVKIVDSTEHILRNLIAFEQYQSDTRYFATYATFMDGLIDTHTDVELLEAKGIIVNRLGNPEDVVILFNNIVKHVLNNDPYFSGIIKDVENY; encoded by the exons ATGGCCAATGCTGCTGCTAGTTCTTCAAAGAACAACGATGATGAAATCAAGCTATGGGTAGAGTCCATTGAGAAAGACCGAGGAGGGGTCTATTCCTTGCTTTCGGTAAACAGTATATTTCGAGTGCCCTTGCGGATTCGAAAACTAAAGCCAGAAGCCTACGCACCTCAGTTGGTCTCAATTGGCCCTTTACACTATAACGAGGAACACTTACAACCTATGCAATCACATAAGTTGCGCTATTTAAATCATTTTCTGGATCgacagaaagggaaaaagaccTTGGATGATTATGTCAAAGCAGTGAGTGAGGTGAAAGAAGATGCTCGAAAATGCTATTCAGAAACCACTGGAAAGGGATTCCAAGAAGATGAGTTTGTCAAGATTATG CTTCCCTTCCGTGTTCTCAAGTGTTTATATGACAAAAACTATGAAGGATTATCAACCACGAACACCTTGAGTCAAGATATCTATGAGTTTCTCTTACGTTGGTTTGTAAAAGAGTTTTATGGCCCATCTCAATTTCCATCAATCCAATTCCCAGAGGGCGAACCAAAGCACTTAAAAAATATCCTCATAAAATCATCTACGAGATCGAGGAAATATTGTAAAGAACGATTGTATCGTACGAGTTGTGCCTCAAAACTTAAGGGAGCTGGTGTGAAGTTCCAAAAGAAGAAGTTGTCTGACTCTCCAGAGACATCTTTATTTGACATAACATTCGACAAGGACAAGGAAGAACTGACAATCCCAACCGTTAAGATTGTTGATTCGACAGAACACATCCTCAGAAACCTCATTGCCTTTGAGCAATATCAAAGCGACACTCGTTATTTCGCAACCTACGCAACCTTCATGGATGGCCTCATTGATACTCACACAGATGTGGAGTTGTTAGAAGCGAAGGGAATTATTGTGAACCGCCTTGGCAACCCAGAAGATGTGGTGATCTTATTTAACAACATCGTCAAACATGTTCTGAACAACGATCCTTATTTCTCAGGCATTATCAAAGATGTGgagaattattag